From a region of the Zonotrichia albicollis isolate bZonAlb1 chromosome 5, bZonAlb1.hap1, whole genome shotgun sequence genome:
- the POMK gene encoding protein O-mannose kinase has protein sequence MEKKSHFVRRELLPREVPSISLALLLVAVLLLNAFLYLYLNKFSSSLGRVEADSGLCPFGHFKFGGVKNCSPWLSCEAINREVRKLKCVGEGAVKKVFLSEWKEKKVVLSQLTNSGLKEDFLHGLKMLKALQSKHVVRLLGYCEQQFTILTEYHPLGSLRGLNETLHIPKYKAMNTWHRRLMLAIDYVSVIQYLHSSPLGTLVMCDSNDLDKVLSQYLLTSDFHVLVNDLDALPLVNRSAGRLVKCGHRELQGEFVAPEQRWPYGEDVPFDDDLMPPYDEKTDIWKIPDVSNFFLGHVEGSDIVRLHLFDIHAACKRKDPAERPSAQEVLDTYRKVLTLLIREAAMPSTREML, from the exons ATGGAAAAGAAATCGCATTTCGTTAGGAGGGAGCTTCTTCCCAGAGAGGTGCCATCCATCTCGCTGGCGTTACTGCTTGTGGCCGTCCTGCTCCTTAATGCCTTTCTCTACCTGTACCTCAACAAGTTTTCCAGCTCTCTGGGACGTGTTGAAGCGGACTCTGGCCTCTGCCCTTTTGGGCATTTCAAATTCGGAGGGGTGAAGAATTGTTCCCCGTGGCTTTCCTGCGAGGCCATAAATAGGGAAGTCAGGAAACTCAAGTGTGTTGGTGAAGGTGCTGTGAAAAAG GTCTTTCTTTCTgagtggaaggaaaagaaagtggtCCTTTCACAGCTCACCAACTCAGGGCTGAAGGAGGACTTTCTCCATGGACTGAAGATGCTGAAAGCCCTTCAGAGCAAGCATGTTGTCCGGCTGCTCGGATACTGTGAGCAGCAGTTCACAATCCTCACCGAGTACCATCCTCTTGGTTCACTGAGAGGCCTGAATGAAACTCTCCACATTCCCAAATACAAGGCCATGAACACCTGGCATCGCAGGCTGATGCTTGCCATAGACTACGTGAGTGTCATTCAGTACCTGCACAGCAGCCCCCTGGGCACCCTAGTGATGTGTGACTCCAATGACCTGGACAAGGTTCTCTCCCAGTATCTCCTGACAAGTGACTTCCATGTTCTAGTGAATGATTTGGACGCTCTGCCTCTTGTGAACAGGAGTGCTGGCAGGCTGGTGAAGTGTGGTCACAGGGAGCTCCAGGGTGAGTTTGTAGCTCCTGAGCAGCGTTGGCCCTATGGAGAAGATGTGCCATTCGATGATGACCTCATGCCTCCTTATGATGAGAAAACAGACATCTGGAAAATCCCAGATGTCTCCAATTTTTTCTTGGGCCATGTTGAAGGAAGTGACATTGTACGACTGCATCTGTTTGACATCCATGCAGCGTGTAAGAGGAAGGACCCGGCAGAACGGCCCTCTGCCCAAGAGGTCTTAGACACCTACAGGAAAGTTTTAACTCTGCTTATTCGGGAGGCAGCCATGCCTAGTACTAGAGAAATGTTATAG